The Petropleomorpha daqingensis genome includes a window with the following:
- a CDS encoding cysteine desulfurase family protein has translation MTYLDHAATTPVLPEVLTAMTEQLGRVGNASSLHASGRAARREAEQSRERLAEALGARPSEVLFTGGGTESDNLAVKGLFWARRSADSRRRRVVVSPAEHHAVLDSVEWLAKHDGADVTWLSVEPTGRVTPEALAEALGDGTDVAVASVMWANNEIGTVSDVAALAAVAHAVGVPLHTDAVQAVGQVPVDFGASGVDALTMTGHKLGGPMGAGALLLRRDAECTPLLHGGGQERDVRSGTLDVAAIVGLQVATTTAVASREERAARLAQLRDRLVAGVVERVPDAQLNGAPLDDVLAGGPGRLPGNAHLSFPGAEGDALLMLLDARGVECSTGSACSAGVARPSHVLLAVGADPDRARSSLRFSLGHTSTDADVDALLEVIAPVVERARRAGMGTR, from the coding sequence ATGACCTATCTGGACCACGCGGCCACGACCCCGGTGCTGCCCGAGGTGCTGACCGCGATGACCGAGCAGCTCGGCCGCGTGGGCAACGCCTCGTCGCTGCACGCCAGCGGCCGGGCGGCCCGCCGCGAGGCCGAGCAGTCGCGCGAGCGGCTGGCCGAGGCGCTGGGCGCCCGGCCGTCGGAGGTGCTGTTCACCGGCGGCGGCACCGAGAGCGACAACCTCGCCGTCAAGGGGCTGTTCTGGGCGCGCCGCAGCGCCGACTCGCGGCGCCGGCGGGTCGTCGTCAGCCCGGCCGAGCACCACGCCGTCCTCGACAGCGTCGAGTGGCTGGCCAAGCACGACGGCGCCGACGTCACCTGGTTGTCGGTCGAGCCGACCGGCCGGGTGACCCCGGAGGCGCTGGCCGAGGCGCTGGGGGACGGCACCGACGTCGCCGTGGCCAGCGTCATGTGGGCCAACAACGAGATCGGCACGGTCAGCGACGTGGCCGCGCTCGCCGCCGTCGCGCACGCCGTCGGCGTCCCGCTGCACACCGACGCCGTCCAGGCCGTCGGTCAGGTGCCGGTGGACTTCGGCGCCAGCGGGGTCGACGCGCTCACGATGACCGGGCACAAGCTCGGCGGACCCATGGGCGCGGGCGCGCTGCTGCTGCGCCGCGACGCCGAGTGCACGCCGCTGCTGCACGGCGGCGGTCAGGAGCGCGACGTCCGGTCCGGCACCCTCGACGTCGCCGCCATCGTGGGCCTGCAGGTGGCGACGACGACCGCCGTCGCCTCGCGCGAGGAGCGGGCGGCCCGGCTGGCCCAGCTGCGCGACCGGCTGGTCGCCGGTGTCGTCGAGCGGGTGCCCGACGCGCAGCTCAACGGCGCGCCCCTGGACGACGTCCTGGCAGGCGGGCCCGGCCGGCTGCCCGGCAACGCCCACCTGTCCTTCCCGGGTGCCGAGGGCGACGCGCTGCTCATGCTGCTCGACGCCCGAGGCGTCGAGTGCTCGACCGGCTCGGCCTGCAGCGCCGGCGTCGCCCGCCCCAGCCACGTGCTGCTCGCCGTCGGCGCCGACCCCGACCGGGCCCGCAGCTCGCTGCGCTTCAGCCTGGGCCACACGTCGACCGACGCCGACGTCGACGCCCTGCTCGAGGTGATCGCGCCGGTGGTGGAGCGGGCCCGACGGGCGGGCATGGGGACCCGATGA